Proteins encoded in a region of the Flavobacterium sp. MDT1-60 genome:
- a CDS encoding NAD-dependent epimerase/dehydratase family protein produces the protein MVLVTGGTGLVGAHLLLNLIENGENVRAIYRNQNNIQKTKSVFELYGKIDLFKKINWLEADILDVPSLEIAFIDIKYVYHCAALISFDPKDEDSLRKTNIEGTANMVNFSLAKGIKKLCFVSSIAALGDLAPHETYITEETDWNPEKPHSDYAISKYGAEMEVWRAVQEGLDIIIINPGVILGPIATTKIFQEGSNELYRKVANGLPFYTLGNTGFITVNDVVKIAFELMKSDIKNERFTLISDNIVFRDILNTIAETLKVKRPTIHAAPIFMNFLWIADGIFSTLFFQKRRMTKATAKASYSKNLYSNEKIKTALGTVFLDVHQYIKDTSKL, from the coding sequence ATGGTACTAGTAACTGGAGGAACAGGTTTAGTTGGCGCACATTTATTGCTTAATTTAATTGAAAATGGAGAGAACGTCCGGGCAATTTACCGCAACCAAAATAACATTCAGAAAACAAAATCGGTTTTTGAACTTTATGGGAAAATTGATTTATTTAAAAAAATTAATTGGCTTGAAGCCGATATTTTAGACGTTCCTTCACTTGAAATTGCTTTTATTGATATTAAATACGTTTACCATTGTGCTGCTTTAATTTCATTCGATCCAAAAGACGAAGATTCACTCAGAAAAACAAATATCGAAGGAACTGCCAATATGGTTAATTTTTCTTTGGCCAAAGGAATAAAGAAATTATGTTTTGTAAGTTCTATTGCCGCTTTGGGAGATTTAGCACCACACGAAACCTACATAACCGAAGAAACCGACTGGAATCCCGAAAAACCACATAGTGACTACGCTATTTCTAAATATGGTGCCGAAATGGAAGTTTGGCGTGCTGTTCAGGAAGGCTTAGATATTATTATTATAAATCCTGGCGTGATTTTAGGACCAATTGCAACAACAAAAATTTTTCAGGAAGGCAGCAATGAACTGTATCGAAAAGTGGCTAACGGGCTTCCGTTTTACACATTGGGAAACACTGGCTTTATTACCGTAAATGACGTAGTGAAAATTGCTTTTGAATTAATGAAAAGTGATATCAAAAATGAACGCTTTACTTTAATTTCAGACAATATTGTTTTCAGAGATATTCTAAATACAATTGCTGAGACTTTAAAAGTAAAAAGACCAACTATTCACGCAGCGCCAATATTTATGAATTTTCTTTGGATAGCTGACGGAATATTTTCAACCCTGTTCTTTCAGAAAAGACGCATGACCAAAGCAACCGCAAAAGCTTCTTATTCTAAAAATCTCTATTCAAATGAAAAGATAAAAACCGCTCTGGGAACGGTTTTTCTAGATGTTCATCAATATATAAAAGACACTTCTAAATTGTAA
- a CDS encoding DUF4296 domain-containing protein yields MKNFVFIILVLFLSVSCKKELVKEPKRLIEKEKMIDIMYDLSLLEAIKYQNPLSLDSVNSDPKNFVLKKYKVDSLQFAQSNIYYAADYNTYKEMYDEIGKRLAVKQRAVDSIVKIEEKKAAKVAKAAAKKNKAKVNPKDSIKKPSKPINIDSIRRTRQLR; encoded by the coding sequence ATGAAGAATTTTGTATTTATAATATTGGTTTTGTTTCTTTCTGTAAGTTGTAAAAAAGAATTGGTCAAAGAGCCAAAACGACTTATTGAGAAAGAAAAAATGATTGATATTATGTATGATTTGTCTCTTTTGGAGGCAATCAAATATCAAAATCCATTGTCTTTGGATTCTGTTAATTCTGATCCAAAGAATTTTGTTCTTAAAAAATACAAAGTAGACAGCCTTCAGTTTGCTCAAAGCAATATTTATTACGCAGCCGATTACAATACGTACAAGGAAATGTATGATGAAATTGGAAAGCGATTAGCTGTGAAGCAACGGGCCGTCGATTCGATTGTTAAAATTGAAGAGAAGAAGGCTGCAAAAGTTGCAAAAGCTGCTGCTAAAAAGAATAAGGCAAAAGTGAATCCAAAAGATTCCATAAAAAAGCCTTCAAAACCTATAAATATTGATTCAATCAGAAGAACAAGACAATTAAGATAG